TCGTGCACGTGGCCGTGGTCGCTGACATGCGGACAAGGAGACCGGTTCGCTCCGTCCACTGTCAACTCAATGCCCGGTTTGGCCCCAATGTTTCACCCCATCCGGTAGCACTGCCTGAAGAAAGGTTTTGGCACCCTCGACAGGGGCAAGGTGGCGCATCGACCGTGTACCCGGACGTGACTGACGACCCGTGACCTGACTGTGATCCTGATCGCTTCGGTGATCGAATCGAAACATCGGGGGCACTCTGATCGTCTCGAGGAGTGGGAAACGCCGCCTGACGGTGGCGATGGCATATGTCAGGTTTTTGGTGATTTGAACACTTTCTGTATACGTTTGGTTCCGCAGAGTGAATACCGGGGCCAATAGCAGATCTTCGCTTGACTGGCCCAGAGATACACACTTGTAATTTCACTCGTGTTGTTCGGCCGCGTCGATAACGGCCGCATCACGGGGACGCAAGAGACAGACGAGGGGCGCACATGACCGAGCTGTTCCAGCAACTGCTGGTCGAGGACGCGGACGAGGAACTCGGCTGGCAGGAGCGCGCACTGTGCGCCCAGACCGACCCCGAGTCCTTCTTTCCCGAGAAGGGCGGCTCCACCCGCGAGGCCAAGAAGGTCTGTCTCGCCTGCGAGGTCCGCTCCGAGTGCCTCGAGTACGCCCTCGCCAACGACGAACGGTTCGGCATCTGGGGCGGACTGTCCGAGCGTGAGCGGCGCCGCCTGAAGAAGGCCGCCGTCTGAGGCTGCGCAACCGGGCACCCCGGGCCGCCGGCGGCCCGTGACCGGCCCCCGCACCCGGGGGCCCCGGCCACGGGCCGCCGGCACGTCCGCCCGGCCGGGACCTCCCGTCGGCCAACCGGTCGGCACGGGGCCGACATCCGTACCGTTAGTGTGGGGCCCCGTCCGAGACGCGCCAACGCCCCGCCGGGGCGCGCGTGTACACCGATGCAGCCCCCGGGGGGACATACCCCTCCGGACCCGGCCGGAGGGCCCGTACCCCGATGTCCGTGCACAGCAGCCATTCGGCGGAGCCGAACGCGGCCGCCGCCCCAGAGTTCCCCCGGCACGTCGTCACCGCCGTGCTCGTCTCCCACGACGGCGCACGCTGGCTCCCCGATGTACTCGCCGGACTGCTCGGGCAGGAGCGCCCCGTCCAGAACGCCGTCGCGGCCGACACGGGCAGCGGCGACGACTCGGCCCGCCTGGTCACCGAGGCGCTCGGCGCCGACCGGGTGCTGCACCTGGCCCGCCGTACGAACTTCGGCACCGCCGTCGACGAGGCGGTCCGGACGGCCGGTGTCCTGACCCCCGACGACCTGCCCTACCTCAAGCGCCCGAGCGGCTGGGACCCGGTCACCCGCACCTGGCGGGACGACGCCTACGACCTGCCCGAACTCCCGCACGGCGAACCCGTCCAGTGGCTCTGGCTGCTGCACGACGACAGCGCGCCCGCGCCGGACGCGCTCGCCGGACTGCTGCGGGTCGCCGACAACGACAGACACGCCGCGATCATCGGACCGAAGCTGCGCGGCTGGTACGACCGCAAGCAGCTGCTGGAGGCCGGTGTCTCCATCGCGAACAGCGGACGCCGCTGGACCGGCCTGGACCGTCGCGAACAGGACCAGGGGCAGCACGACCAGGTCCGCACCGTGCTCTCCGTCTCCTCCGCGGGCATGCTCGTCCGCCGCGACGTCTGGGAGGAGCTCGGGGGCTTCGACCGCCGGCTGCCGCTCATGCGCGACGACGTCGACCTCTGCTGGCGCGCCCACATGGCGGGCCACCGGGTGCTCGTGGCCCCCGACGCGGTGCTGCGGCACGCCGAGGCCGCCGCCCGTGAACGCCGCCCCATCGACTGCGCCGGGCGGTCCGTCGCCAGCCCGCACCGCGTCGACAAGGCGGGCGCGGCGTACACCATGCTCGTCAACGCCCGGGGCAAGCAACTGCCCTGGGTGCTGATCCGGCTCGTCGTCGGCACCCTGCTGCGCACCCTCGCCTACCTCGTCGGCAAGGCGCCCGGCCAGGCCGTCGACGAGGTGACCGGCCTGCTGGGCACCCTGCTGCGGCCCGGCCGGATCCTCGCCGGCCGCAAGGCACGGGGCAAGGGTGCCGTGGACGCCGCCGAACTGCGGTCGCTCTTCCCGCCGGCCGGCGCGACGGTCCGCGCGACCGTCGAGCAGATCGCGGGGAACTTCGGTGACCGCACCGACTCCGACTCGGGCGGATCGCGCCACGGCGCCGTCGAGTCCGGGCCCGGCGGCGACGACGCCGACTTCCTGGAGATCGAGCAGTTCGCCCGTCTCAAGCGCATCGGCCGCAAACCCGGCCCCGTCCTCTTCGCGGTGCTGCTCCTGGTCTCCCTGGTCGCGTGCCGGAGCCTCCTCGGCAGCGGCGCGCTCGCGGGCGGCGCGCTGCTGCCCGCCCCCGCCGACGTCGGGGACCTCTGGGACCGGTACGCGGCCGGCTGGCACCCCGTCGGCACCGGCGGCACCCAGACCGCACCCCCCTACCTCGGGGTGATCGCCGCCCTGTCGGCACTGTTCCTCGGCTCCACCGGCTTCGTGCTCACCCTGCTGCTCGTCTGCTCGGTCCCGCTGGCCGGGCTCACCGCCTACTTCGCCTCCCGGCCGCTGCTGGAGTCCCGGCTGCTGCGCGCCTGGGCCTCCGTGGCGTACGCCTTCCTGCCCGCCGCGACCGGGGCACTGGCCACCGGACGCATCGGTACGGCCGTGCTGCTGGTGCTGCTGCCGCTGATCGCCCGCGCGGCCGTCGCCGCGTACGGGCTGCGCGGCGACGGGACCGTCCGCGGCAGCTGGCGCGCCACCTGGGCGTACACCCTGCTGCTCACCTTCACGATGGCGTTCACCCCGGTCGTGTGGCCGCTCGCGCTGGTGCTCGGCATCGCGGTGCTGGTGCTGCGGCGCGGGGACCTCACGGCGTACGGACTGCGGCTGCTGGCCGCGCTCGGCACCCCGCTGCTGGTCCTCGCACCGTGGTCGCTCTCCCTGCTGACCAGCCCCTCCGGCTTCCTGCGGGAGGCCGGGGCCGACACCGGTGCGGGCACCGCCTCCGCCCTCGACCTGCTGGGCATCAGCCCCGGCGGCCCGAAGGCCGCGGGGGGCGTCCTGCTGCTGGGTATCGTGCTGGCCGCGCTGGCGGCGCTGCTGCGCGGGGAGCGGCAGTTCGCGATCCGTACCGCCTGGGCCGTCGCGCTCGCCGGCCTGGCCTTCGCGGGCCTGGCCAACGGTTCGGCCTGGGCGGGCGCCCCGACCCTCGTCTACGGTCTCGCGCTGATCGCCGCGGCCCTGCTCGGCGCCGACGGGGCCCGTATCCGGGTCGCCGCGATGAGCTTCGGCTGGCGGCAGCCCGTCGCCGCGCTGATCGCCCTGGCCGCCGGGCTCGCGCCCGTGCTGGCCGCCGCGGGCTGGATGATCGGGGGCGCGGCCGGTCCGCTGGAGCGCCGCGACCCGGTCCAGGTGCCGGCGTTCGTCGCCGAGGAGAGCAACACCCGGGACCAGCCGCGCACCCTGGTGCTCGGCGGGACGTCCCCGGGCACCGTCTCCTACAGCCTCGTCCGCGGCTCGGGCGTCCGTCTCGGCGATGCCGAACTCACCGAGACCGGCGGCGGCAACCCCCGCCTCGACAAGGTCGTCGCCAACCTGGTGGCCGGTTCGGGCGCCGACCAGGGCAGCCAGCTGAGCGGTTTCGCGATCCGTTACGTCCTCGTCCGGGACGGCGCGCCGCGCGAGATGAGCCGGGTGCTGGACTCGACCCCGGGCCTGAGCCGGCTCAGCCAGCTGGACGGCAGCGCCCTGTGGTGGGTGGACCGCCAGGTCGCCCGTGTCACGATCGTCCCGTCCGGCGAGGGCGCCGAGCCCGTTCCGGTCGGTGCGCAGCCCGTCGAGGCGCACACCGAGATCCCCGAGGGAGACTCGGGACGGGTGCTGCGGATCGCCGACCAGGCGGACCCCGGCTGGCAGGCGACCCTGAACGGCCGGGCGCTCACGCCGAAGACCGTGGACGGCTGGGCGCAGGGCTTCACGCTCCCCGCCGAGGGCGGCAGGCTCGACCTCACCTACGAGGCCCCGTTCACGCACACGGTGTGGATCTGGACGCAGGTGGCGCTCGGGGTGGTCCTGGTGGTCATGGCGCTGCCGGGCCGCCGCCGGGAGATCGACGACGACCTCCCCGAGGAGACCGCGGCCGACCCGGCCGAGGCCGTCGAGGGTGACGGCCGCAGGGCGCGCAGGCTCCGTGCCGCGGCTCAGGCGGAGGCGGAGCGGGCGGATGCGGAGCGGCCGGGGGCGGAGCGGTCGGCGGCCTCGGCCGGCGGGCCGGGGCAGGAAGCTCCGTACGGCTCCCCTCAGCCCCCGTACGGCCAGGGCTGGGAAGCCCCGTACGGCCAGGGCGATGTCCCCTACGGCTACCAGGGCGGCGAGCCGGTCCCGGACGCCCCCGGCGCCCAGGACCCCGCCGTTCCGGACGCGCCGGTCCACATCCCGGCACAGCAGGACGGCGACCCGTACGCGGGGACCCGGCAGGACGCCGACCCGTACGCCCCCGCGCAGGACGGCGGCGCCTATGCGGCGGTGCCGCAGCAGGGCTACGGGGAGTGGGACACACAGCAGTACCAGGACGCCGGCTACGGGCAGTACCAGCAGGGGCAGGACGCGGGCGCCTCCTACCAGGCCGGCCCGTACCAGTACCAGGACCCGTACCAGCAGGGCGCCTACGACCCGTACGGGTACGCCCAGCAGCCCTACGGCGCGGGGACGGACGAGACCTCCTCCCCGTACGGCGGGCAGGACGGGTACGACGAGAACCAGGCCCCGGGCGGCCAGGGCCAGGGCCCGTGGCCGACCGGCAACGCATCGCGAGGCGAGTCCGAGTGAAGTCCCTGAAGTCACTGAAGTCCCTGAAGCCCACCGGGTCCGCCGGACCGGACAAGCCGAGCAAGGCAGCCAAGGCAGCCAAGGCGGATAAGGCGGGCAAGCCGGGCAAGCCGGGAGGGTCCGCACGGTCCACGGCCCTGTCCCTGGCGGCGGGGGCCGTCGCCCTCGCCGCGGTGACCGGTTTCGCCGCGCTCAACGCGCCCGGGGACGACGGTCCCGCGGAGGCGAAGGCCGCGGTCCGGCTGCCCGTCGAACGCTCCAGCCTGCTCTGCCCCTCTCCCGGCGGCTCGGACCTGGCGGAGACGGCGTACGTCTCCTTCACCCCGGCCGGCGGGACCGGGGGAGCGGGCGACGAGGCCGGTGCCGCCGAACTGGTGCCGTCCGTGCCCGCCGCGGCGGACGAGGAGACGGACGAGAAGGACGGGAAGAAGAAGGACGG
This DNA window, taken from Streptomyces nitrosporeus, encodes the following:
- a CDS encoding WhiB family transcriptional regulator, yielding MTELFQQLLVEDADEELGWQERALCAQTDPESFFPEKGGSTREAKKVCLACEVRSECLEYALANDERFGIWGGLSERERRRLKKAAV
- a CDS encoding glycosyltransferase family 2 protein, translated to MSVHSSHSAEPNAAAAPEFPRHVVTAVLVSHDGARWLPDVLAGLLGQERPVQNAVAADTGSGDDSARLVTEALGADRVLHLARRTNFGTAVDEAVRTAGVLTPDDLPYLKRPSGWDPVTRTWRDDAYDLPELPHGEPVQWLWLLHDDSAPAPDALAGLLRVADNDRHAAIIGPKLRGWYDRKQLLEAGVSIANSGRRWTGLDRREQDQGQHDQVRTVLSVSSAGMLVRRDVWEELGGFDRRLPLMRDDVDLCWRAHMAGHRVLVAPDAVLRHAEAAARERRPIDCAGRSVASPHRVDKAGAAYTMLVNARGKQLPWVLIRLVVGTLLRTLAYLVGKAPGQAVDEVTGLLGTLLRPGRILAGRKARGKGAVDAAELRSLFPPAGATVRATVEQIAGNFGDRTDSDSGGSRHGAVESGPGGDDADFLEIEQFARLKRIGRKPGPVLFAVLLLVSLVACRSLLGSGALAGGALLPAPADVGDLWDRYAAGWHPVGTGGTQTAPPYLGVIAALSALFLGSTGFVLTLLLVCSVPLAGLTAYFASRPLLESRLLRAWASVAYAFLPAATGALATGRIGTAVLLVLLPLIARAAVAAYGLRGDGTVRGSWRATWAYTLLLTFTMAFTPVVWPLALVLGIAVLVLRRGDLTAYGLRLLAALGTPLLVLAPWSLSLLTSPSGFLREAGADTGAGTASALDLLGISPGGPKAAGGVLLLGIVLAALAALLRGERQFAIRTAWAVALAGLAFAGLANGSAWAGAPTLVYGLALIAAALLGADGARIRVAAMSFGWRQPVAALIALAAGLAPVLAAAGWMIGGAAGPLERRDPVQVPAFVAEESNTRDQPRTLVLGGTSPGTVSYSLVRGSGVRLGDAELTETGGGNPRLDKVVANLVAGSGADQGSQLSGFAIRYVLVRDGAPREMSRVLDSTPGLSRLSQLDGSALWWVDRQVARVTIVPSGEGAEPVPVGAQPVEAHTEIPEGDSGRVLRIADQADPGWQATLNGRALTPKTVDGWAQGFTLPAEGGRLDLTYEAPFTHTVWIWTQVALGVVLVVMALPGRRREIDDDLPEETAADPAEAVEGDGRRARRLRAAAQAEAERADAERPGAERSAASAGGPGQEAPYGSPQPPYGQGWEAPYGQGDVPYGYQGGEPVPDAPGAQDPAVPDAPVHIPAQQDGDPYAGTRQDADPYAPAQDGGAYAAVPQQGYGEWDTQQYQDAGYGQYQQGQDAGASYQAGPYQYQDPYQQGAYDPYGYAQQPYGAGTDETSSPYGGQDGYDENQAPGGQGQGPWPTGNASRGESE